The Pseudomonas sp. R4-35-07 nucleotide sequence TCCGGGCGCGTATCAATCAACATGCGCAACCGCTTGCGGATTATTTTTTCCAGCAATTGACCGAAGAAGCCGACCCGCGCTCGCTTGAAGGCAAGGCCCATATGGCTACCCTCGCAGCGCCGTTGATCGACAAGGTTCCAGGCGCCAACTTGCGCACCTTGATGCGCAAGCGCCTGCTGGAAATCACCGGATTGAGCGGCGAAGCCGTGAGCCAGCTGGTGCACAGCGCTCCTCAGCATGCGCCGCCCGCCTACGACCCAGGCATGGATTACGACGCCATGCCGGACTATGCCGACTTCCACCAACCGCAGGAGGCGTTTACGCCCCAGCAGGAGTGGACGCCGAAGAAGCCCGGGGCCGGCGGCAAGAAGTGGGACAAAAAGCCCTGGAGCAAGAATGGCAAGCGCGGCGATCGCGATGAGGCCTATGCCCCGCGCACGCCGGTTGCCGTAGAAGCGCCAACGCTGATTGCGTTGCGCACGCTTATCCACCACCCGCAATTGGCGGGCAAGGTTGAAAGCGCCGATCATTTCGCCAACGAAAGCAACACCTACGCTCAGGTGCTTATCGCCCTGATCGAGGCCGTGCAGAAAAATCCTAAGCTAAACTCAATTCAGCTGATGGCTCGCTGGCATGGCACGGAACAGGGCCGCCTATTGAAGGCACTCGCGGAAAAGGAGTGGCTAATTGACGGCGATAACCTTGAACAACAGTTTTTAGACACCATTAACAGGTTATCCGCGGGTCAACATACACAGACCCTCGATGAGCTCATCAAGAGAGCAAGACAGCCGGGATTGTCGGCTGAAGAGCAAATTCAGATAGCAAAACAGATGCGCGACCTCTTAAAACAGAACGTTTGCACATCAAACCCGACCTCAGCTGGCGTGTGAGGTCATAGCTCGGGTATAATCCTCGGCTTGTTTTTTGCCCGCCAAGACCTTCAGTGGATAGGGTGTTATGTCCGGAAAAGCGCAACAGCAGTCTCGTATCAAAGAGTTGATCACCCTTGGTCGTGAGCAGAAGTATCTGACTTACGCAGAGGTCAACGACCACCTGCCTGAGGATATTTCAGATCCAGAGCAGGTGGAAGACATCATCCGCATGATTAATGACATGGGGATCCCCGTACACGAGAGTGCTCCGGATGCGGACGCCCTTATGTTGGCCGACGCCGATACCGACGAGGCAGCCGCTGAAGAAGCCGCTGCCGCGTTGGCCGCGGTGGAGACCGACATCGGTCGCACGACTGACCCTGTGCGCATGTATATGCGTGAAATGGGTACCGTCGAGCTGCTGACACGCGAAGGCGAAATCGAAATCGCCAAGCGTATCGAAGAGGGCATCCGTGAAGTGATGGGCGCAATCGCGCACTTCCCTGGCACGGTTGACCACATTCTCTCCGAGTACACTCGCGTCACCACCGAAGGCGGCCGCCTGTCTGACGTCCTCAGCGGTTATATCGACCCGGACGACGGCATTGCGCCGCCTGCCGCCGAAATACCGCCGCCTGTCGATCCGAAGGCGCCGAAAGCGGACGACGACGCCGACGAAGACGAGGCTGAAGCCAGCACCGACGACGAAGAAGAAGTCGAAAGCGGTCCAGACCCAGTCATCGCTGCCCAGCGTTTCGGTGCGGTTTCCGATCAAATGGAAATCACCCGCAAGGCCCTGAAGAAGCATGGTCGTGCCAACAAGCAGGCAATTGCCGAGCTGCTGGCCCTGGCTGAGCTGTTCATGCCGATCAAGCTGGTACCGAAGCAATTCGAAGGCTTGGTTGAACGCGTTCGTAGCGCCCTTGAGCGTCTGCGTGCACAAGAGCGTGCGATCATGCAGCTCTGTGTCCGTGATGCGCGCATGCCGCGTACCGACTTCCTGCGCCAGTTCCCGGGCCACGAAGTTGACGAAAGCTGGAGCGACGCCCTGGCCAAAGGCAAGGCGAAATACGCCGAAGCCATTGGTCGCCTGCAGCCGGACATCCTCCGTTGTCAGCAGAAACTGAGCGCACTGGAGGCTGAAACCGGCCTGACGATTGCCGAGATCAAGGACATCAACCGTCGCATGTCGATCGGTGAGGCCAAGGCCCGCCGCGCGAAGAAAGAGATGGTTGAAGCCAACTTGCGTCTGGTGATCTCCATCGCCAAGAAGTACACCAACCGTGGCCTGCAATTCCTCGACCTGATCCAGGAAGGCAACATCGGCTT carries:
- the rpoD gene encoding RNA polymerase sigma factor RpoD — translated: MSGKAQQQSRIKELITLGREQKYLTYAEVNDHLPEDISDPEQVEDIIRMINDMGIPVHESAPDADALMLADADTDEAAAEEAAAALAAVETDIGRTTDPVRMYMREMGTVELLTREGEIEIAKRIEEGIREVMGAIAHFPGTVDHILSEYTRVTTEGGRLSDVLSGYIDPDDGIAPPAAEIPPPVDPKAPKADDDADEDEAEASTDDEEEVESGPDPVIAAQRFGAVSDQMEITRKALKKHGRANKQAIAELLALAELFMPIKLVPKQFEGLVERVRSALERLRAQERAIMQLCVRDARMPRTDFLRQFPGHEVDESWSDALAKGKAKYAEAIGRLQPDILRCQQKLSALEAETGLTIAEIKDINRRMSIGEAKARRAKKEMVEANLRLVISIAKKYTNRGLQFLDLIQEGNIGLMKAVDKFEYRRGYKFSTYATWWIRQAITRSIADQARTIRIPVHMIETINKLNRISRQMLQEMGREPTPEELGERMEMPEDKIRKVLKIAKEPISMETPIGDDEDSHLGDFIEDSTMQSPIDVATVESLKEATRDVLSGLTAREAKVLRMRFGIDMNTDHTLEEVGKQFDVTRERIRQIEAKALRKLRHPTRSEHLRSFLDE